In Chryseobacterium sp., the genomic window GCCAGCGGAGACGCTCTGTTTGATGCCCATGGCAATTTTGTGAAACTGCAGAAAGATTAAATCTGCATAGAAGTAAGAATGATTAGAGAAAGCCACGAATTAAGGTGGCTTTTTTTACAGAAAAAAAACGGATGATCCGGTAAATTCTAAATTTCTTCTAAATCATTACAGAATTTTGTTTAAAAATTAAAGTAATGAATAGAGTGGGACTGTTATTTTTTTCTATTTCAATCATATTTCCCGGAATGTCTTTTGCGCAGGTAAAGGGAGTAACCATTTCCGGTATGATCAAAAATAAATCTAACAAGCTGGCTTTGTCATATGCAAATATTTTGGCGAAAACTGAAAAAGATACTGCATTTGTTGCCGGAACGATTACCAATGAAGATGGCAGATTCTCGTTAACCGGAATTACACCGGGAAATTATCAGTTGGAATTTTCGCTCTCAGGATTTCGAAGGCAAACGCAGCTCCTTTTTGTGGGAAGCTTATCTGAATTTTTGGAGATCCCACCCATAGAACTTGAGCCGGAATCAGCTCAGGAAACAAAAATTGGAGAAGTTATTCTGACCTCTTCCAAAAAAAATGAACTCAGCAATCGGTTGGATAAAAAAACCTATTCGGTCGCTGATAATATCAGCCAAAGCGGAGGCTCTGTCCTGCAAAGCATGCAAAATCTTCCGGGAATTACTGTTCAGGACGGAAAAGTACAGCTGCGCGGTAACGATAAAGTGACGGTTTTAATTGATGGGAAACAAACTGCCCTTACAGGTTTTGGAAGCCAGTCCGGACTGGATACTATTCCGGCTTCTGCTATTGATAAGATCGAGATCATCAACAATCCTTCTTCAAAATATGATGCCAACGGAAATGCCGGAATCATCAATATTATGATGAAAAAAAACAAGCAGAACGGCTGGAACGGAAAAATCGGCTTTACTTATGGTACGGGTTCCTATTGGGTAAGAAAAGAAAATCTGCCGACCATAAGACCTCAATATACGATTACGCCAAAAATAAATCCATCCGTATCTCTCAATTACAGAAAAGAGAAAGTCAATATTTTCCTTCAGGCTGATAATTTATATACGGAAACACTGAATAAAAATGAATTTGTAACCCGGACCTATGACAACGGAACAATTATTAATTCACAGTTAAAAAGAAACAGAAATACGAATTATCTTACCACAAAAGCCGGAATCGACTGGAATATTGATCCTCAGAATACCTTGACTATTTCAGGGCTTTACGGAAGTGAGAAAATTATTGACCGCGGAGATCAGCCATTTTTTAACGGAGATCGGTCTCAACGCCTTCGTCTCTGGCAGTTTTTGGAAGATGAGCTGAAAACCACGATCATGGGAACGGCTTCTTATCAGCATAAATTCAAAGATGCAGGACATGTATTGAATATCGGATTCAATTATACTTTCCACAGAGAAGATGAAAAATATTTCTACGACAATTATTTACCGGCTTCAACAGGAACCGATGCTTTTAAATTATTATCGGATGAGCAGGTGTATGATTTTACTATTGATTATATAAAACCTTTAAAATATGGGAGAATTGAGACAGGAATTAAACTGAGAAACAGAAGCATTCCTACGGATATGAATTTTATTCCCGGGGTAAATTCTGTTTTAGATGCCCATGCAGGGGGCTGGGCAACGTATAAAGAATTGATCCCTGCGGTGTATGGAAATTATGTTTTCGAAAATGAAAAATGGGAAGCGGAGCTTGGGGTGAGACTGGAATACGTGAAAGTTCAATATGCTGTCAATCCGGATCATCCGATCTATAAAAGTGACCGCTACAATTATACACAGCCGTTTCCGAATCTGAGGATAGCTTATAAACTGAACGATCACAATAAGT contains:
- a CDS encoding TonB-dependent receptor; translation: MNRVGLLFFSISIIFPGMSFAQVKGVTISGMIKNKSNKLALSYANILAKTEKDTAFVAGTITNEDGRFSLTGITPGNYQLEFSLSGFRRQTQLLFVGSLSEFLEIPPIELEPESAQETKIGEVILTSSKKNELSNRLDKKTYSVADNISQSGGSVLQSMQNLPGITVQDGKVQLRGNDKVTVLIDGKQTALTGFGSQSGLDTIPASAIDKIEIINNPSSKYDANGNAGIINIMMKKNKQNGWNGKIGFTYGTGSYWVRKENLPTIRPQYTITPKINPSVSLNYRKEKVNIFLQADNLYTETLNKNEFVTRTYDNGTIINSQLKRNRNTNYLTTKAGIDWNIDPQNTLTISGLYGSEKIIDRGDQPFFNGDRSQRLRLWQFLEDELKTTIMGTASYQHKFKDAGHVLNIGFNYTFHREDEKYFYDNYLPASTGTDAFKLLSDEQVYDFTIDYIKPLKYGRIETGIKLRNRSIPTDMNFIPGVNSVLDAHAGGWATYKELIPAVYGNYVFENEKWEAELGVRLEYVKVQYAVNPDHPIYKSDRYNYTQPFPNLRIAYKLNDHNKLSVFYNRRVDRPNEVDIRIFPKYDDAEIIKVGNPQLRPQFTNSIELGHKYNWDNGYLYSALYHRFANGTITRISSIVPESTLIYAVFQNAGKSYNSGLEMIWNQKVSKVYSFNINGNIYRNQISAFSVANLYPQPNIFSADRETGVSGNVKVNNTFKLSKGFDAQLTAVYLAPDIIPQGKIRSRFSVDLGVKKSIQNGKGEIFLNATDLLNTMVIKKKIQGNGFAYTSDDYYETQVVRLGYSYKF